The Helianthus annuus cultivar XRQ/B chromosome 11, HanXRQr2.0-SUNRISE, whole genome shotgun sequence region atgcctagcggtcctccgtggccggctctcattggctcggttggctaggccatagcgactaggtttaaattttaaaaaatataaccgttTGACCAAGCCAAACGGTTCACCCAAGTCATTATAAAACCCTCCAACCCCACCGCCTGCCCACATCGCTACCCCAAACCTTCACTCCACCTACCTGAACCCGCTACCCACACTTGATACCGGCACAACGCgatgaagggccgccaacccgGTGACACCCGTTACTGGCCGAAAGCTTTCGCTAGCTACCGGCACAACGTGGGGACCGTTTTAAAACCTACTACGATAGCGTCCCGGGCGGTGATATAAGTCACgaagaccgggtggcggtggccaacatccagttccggggcaaggagcgtaagccgtttgacaagctcgccctgttcgaaatctacctaacgctttaggcttttttttttacttttgtaatctttttttttttttttttttgtagaattttgtaatttttaggaacttttaatcataattttaggctttttttttattctgtgtgtattttttaattttagattttttttaaatttttataaaactggccaacccacgcgggctagccacgccccgccataccgacccaacaCGTCACTTACCAGCGGGGAGCTCgaattccacgtgtcaacccatgccccaaacccccgccccaccataccccacggtcgaAAACACGAATACCTTTCGCGCAACGCGCGTCATTTACAAACACTAGTTAAAATTAAATAAGATAACGTGACAAAGGAACctcaaatattaattaattgaAACCAAAaatttagtatatatataaaaaatatgtagACCTTTAAAGCATATGAATTATATGAGCTTACATTATTGATTTATTTTTGACGTGTTCCCTTTTGTTcatataatttattaaaaaaatctttaaaatttatTTTACCAGATTAAATATTTTTAGATTCAATTCGCTTTTGTTTAACATTACAAAATTTGACattttttttaactatttgtAATTATTGCTCGTATAAATGTGCCGAAAGTATGACAACTCTAAAGTACAAATCATAGGGTGTGACTGTCTTTTTcgtcatgtttttttttttttttttttgagttgtATTCTTATTACCTTGTAAATAGTCAACACCTACCTTAAGGGATCGCtgataaataattattttatatatgtatTGTTCTCTGTTAAAAATGAGGCTACAATTATTGTGCTCTAAAATATGGATATGCctaggtataacaatatattatGCCAATAGAAGATTATTGCCGGAGATTAGAGAATCAttattgattattattattatgaacCATGTTAATCGACACATAATGATTAATGTTTAAAGGCCCAAAGAGCACAACCAATGGGCTTTGAAGAAACCCTAATATCCTTCCCGTCTTGCTACAATAGATAACCAACTACAACACGATCGGGACCTCAAACCACGTTCACTGCCAACCTACTTCGTCCCCTCACAACCCTCTATCGCATAACGCACATCATTCGGAACTTTTTTCAACCCTCTCAACTCTATATCTTTGTTTTTTGATGTGAACGGTTGCAAAGAAAGCTTTAGCACAAGTGGTTCCAACCGGAAGACTTGCAGGTACGATTGAACTTTGTTTATTAGTTGTTTCCATTTACTTTGTATGATACAATGTATTCGAAGTTACATTGTGGTTTTGTATATGTTCAGATGACTTGAATATGGTATATGTGATTCTTGAATTGCTTCCCTTAATTGGAATTTTGAGACAAAAAGTAAGAATTTTATATGTTATtgatttattgtttttatttcacACAGGAACTAAAATTTGATGTAAAAACCAATCTACATTTTGATTTAAATTTGAGCAATTGTGAAAATCCCTAATATAACTTCTACTAAAAGTTGACAATTTCATCTGTTGCAAAGAATCCACATATTGTTTCTCTAATTCAACCTTTAACTTAGGATTTTAAACAGTAAAATAAGAATTGGACGAAATTATCAACTACCCATTTTTTTGAATGTTTTCATTTATTGTGTCATAGTTTTTCTAATATGCCTAAGCATATCTATGCCTACTGCCTGCTGCATTTTCTTACCATATCTAACTGTTTAGTTCACTTGTCATTTCTAGATGTAGTCGCGTGTTTGAGACAAATTATAAACAAAGcattataaaaatgtaaaacagtttTTAAGGCAATGAAAGTTCGGGAGAAGGCGAAAATGTGGAAGAGACTATTCAAGAACAGAACATGACTTCAATTGACATTAGGCCGAGTGAAGTAAGCCTTGTTACTTTTTAAATGTATGTTTTTACTACTTTCTTATACAATTATATAATGCTAAAATACTAATTGTTTTATGTTTCCATCGCAGAGCACATATAATAAATATGTTATCTAGAAATATGGAGAGGATACTATCTTACATCCAGAAATTGACATGGAACAAGATAAAATAGAGAAACATGCTTTGCTGGAGAAAATTGAAGAAAGTGCGAAGATGTATGCCGGAATGAATAAGAAAATTCAATTGTTGTCACAAAACCCACCACCAACTTAAGATATCTTGCTATGTTTGATTAAAAATTCAATTGTATTGCTTTTGATAATTTGGATCTTTTTGTCAtgagtttttttatatttattgatATGATATATGGTTTGAGTATTTATCTTTagtatgagtttttttttttttaattttgttgagATTTGAATCCGATGATGTTTACAGGGAAAAAAGAAAACAATATAAAAAGATTTGTTTATGAAAAATTCCAAACAAAATGCCTAGCTAAATCTGGTGCAAAAACCTTTCGTAATCTATAGCTATATCCGTAGCAAAATCATGCGAATTTCGTAGCAAATTGGTAGCAAAAGTGAACAAATTCCATAGCCACATCGTTGCGAATTCGTATCTAAGTTCCGTAGCGGACTGGTAGCAAACAAATGCAACTGTAGCAAAAATGGTTGGAAAATGTAGCAATTTTCCGTAGCCAACATTCGTAGCGAAAACTAATTTGTagctaaatatcagtagcaaaatTCCGTAGCTAAAAACACCCGTAGCTAAAAATCCATAGCAAAATTCCGTAGCAAAAAATATCCGTAGCTAAAATTTCATAGCGAAATTCCGTAGCAATCTGTTTCATAGCAAATTCGTGGCTAAAATAGCGACGACTTTTTTTGTAGCTAAATTCGTCGCAAACATAATTTCCGTAGCTAAAGTTCGTAGCAAATAAATTAGCGACGGGACTTGTAGCTACGGACCGAATCCGTAGCAATTCGATAGCAAAATGGGTGTTTGCTACGGATTTGCTACGGATTTGGCCGTAGCAAATGCCTATTTCTGTAGTAGTGTCAAGTGAGTACATAACTCCCCTCTTTTTatgctttcaattgttttggggtgactcatatgtgttaaatgtttttcaagttttcatgaacaaatgctatggtttatataaaacacaatgatttcaataatgtgaacgaacttgttagGGCGTTAGTCGAAAGACAttcgaatgacattcattaactatgatcaagccgaccagtagtatgttatggtaccataggagcCGACAAATCCTGTTACTAGGCTATTCACTGGATTTGGTGGGTAGTTTGGGGAACGACAGAAACTGTTATCTGATTAACAAATCATGTGTTGGTTTGTTAGTCTTGTTAAAGAGGTCTTTCAGGGCCTATTAAAGATACCCCATGGGTGGTATagtcgagtcacacaggtttgaatgtattcattaaagaacgaccaaaagttgtatttcacaattaaaacacggACGATTGAACGATGGTTTATAACACGGACGATTTGAATGATTGAAGCTATATGAACGATTTtggacaaatgttttcaaacgatGACACACAACAAGGTTTacttaaagatataaaccatacaatgtatactttcaaagacgatttactacttggttttacaaagacaaatgttttcagtcaagattcatggctacaatgGTTTTGGTTTTACTTATATCAACTTGTAAAGTTGATAAAACATATTGCAATATCAAACACTTTTGATTTCAAGGTACATACTCGACAACTCTCGTAGTTGGTCGAGATATTGCAATATGGATTCAAAGCCATGAATTTGacaaacaaaacctatgtactcgccgacatttttatgttgactgttttcacatatgtttcaggttctactatgtgatgattgttgattgctTGCTACACATAGGATAGACGCGAACTTTAGTGacttaaaacttgaaagacaattgTTGTAATTATTTGGTTTATATCAAAACAATGAGTCAATTAACGAAATGAAACAAAACTTCaagtaccatgtgttgtgaaacaatgattctgttacgacactccccgacgtttctgccgtGGTTTGTTGTATTacacggtcggggtgtgacagattatcaatacacatgtgtatacacaagtgtaaatcaatggccaggattttaatgatgaaaatacactagtgtattttacgatttgatgatagtAAATCAATGACcacaccctatatatatataagtgtattATATTAAGTAGATTGTGTTCACATATCCAGTCTAGGCTTATACATCAAAACCCTAAGccaagtaaataaataaagtttatTTCCGCTATGCATATCCTGTATCAATCAGTCACGATAACCGGTTTGGGCGGGGTGTGCCATATTCGGCCTAGTGTAATACATGATATCAAAGAAGACGATATTTTCTCGTTGTAGGTATGGCTATGACATTAAATAAAATTTGACTtggtttttaattaaaataatcaGTGTTTTCACATGGTCTGTACGTAGAGTCAAAAGTAGAGATAGACTTAAACTGCTAAATTTTGAATGTGATTATCTTTTGAGAAGGACCTCCAAGGTTGTCTACGAACAATTTTTAGAAATTTGTAATTTGTATATGTTCAATAGATTTATAAATTATAAAGGTAATAGTGATTTTTAATTTGCTTATTATTACATGTAATGTAATatgtaattatttattataaatgtTTTTAGTTGCCTATTTTTTTACCCAGCTCGTATTTGAGAACACATGCCACTCTCGCCCTTATTTTCTTATCTTTCTTTCCTATTAAATAATAGTATTAAACCTTAATTTTGCTGGTTCTATCATTTATtcctattaaatattaattaaataatagtATTAAACCTTAATTTTCTAGTGTCTCTCGTATTTACTTAATATTTATTTTCTCaactatttattttatttttaacgtttattaataactatttaatatttcatTAACTCAATCCTCTATAATATACGAGTTTCTAACCCAGTTTATAATAATTGAGTATCTCTATTGTTCTGTATTTGGTAAATGATAAACGTGATTGTTCCAAATTTATCATATTCAAATTTTATCTAATGCATTTCAATTTATAGATTTCATCTTTTATAAACATTTCACTAACAAAAAAATgaagtaaaaaaaaatagaaaggtCTTAGTGTCTTACAGGAATTTCATGCCTTGCTTTCTCAAGTTTGTCGACAACTTGATCCGTACCCAATTGTTTTACTTGCTCCTCCTTTAAGACATCATATCAGAGAATAAAATTTCACTAACACTACGCCAAAACTGTAAATAACAATTAGCTACACCATAGTCATTTTGTTTCTTGTTTGTGCGACGGAATTATACCAAACGTCATAGAAAAAGAAGTTACGTGTGACCAAAGGTTAGACAATAGTCACGTTTAAAAATGCAAAATTTCGTGTAATTATAAATAACCATTAGCCACACCATAGacactttgttttttgtttgtgtgaCAAAATGATACTAAACGTCATGGAAAAATAAATATGTGTGACCAAAGGTTAGACAATAGCCACATTTAAAGTTACAATATTTCATGTGACTTTACATAATCATTACTCACACCATCGCCATTttggttattttggtgtgacgaAATATTAGCTGACGCCATGGGTAAAAGATATTACGTGAGACCAAAGATTACACAATAGTCACACTTAAAAAAAATCATGTGGCTTTAAATAACTTTTAGCCATAccatctttattttgtttttttatgtgaCCATATGATAGTATGCGTAATGCACAAAATGAATATGTGTGGCTAAAGGTTAGATAATAGCTACACTTAAAATTATAAAGTTTCATGTGGCTTTACATAAGCATTAGCCACATTAtcgttactttgtttttttatgtgAAGGAATGATAGCAAACGTCATGAAAAAACTAAATTATATGTCACCAAAGGTTAGTCATTAGCCACACTTAAAAACACAAAACTTCATGTGGCTTTACAAGCATTAGCCACACTGTCGTCACTTTTCTTGTGTGACGGAATGATAGGAAAGgtcatgtgaaaaaaaaaatgtatgaCCAAAGGTTAAACAATAACCACACTTAAACTTATAAAACTTTATGTGTGACTAAAGGTTAGACAATAGTCACATTTGAAATTATAAAGTTGTTTTGTGTGTCTAGAAATAGTTTTTCGCCACACTTATAGTAAACTCATAGGACTAAATAACAACACGGCCACACTTACAGTGAGTTAATGTGGCCATTATTACCATTTAGTCACACTTAATGAATGGAATGTTTGATTACAACAACTCTTTTTGTCACATTTATTTTAATTGATGTGGCTAAAACAAACATTTAAGTGACTACATAATAGAAAGGACCACATTTACAATAAATTCATGTGGTTGTTCCTACCTTTTAGCAACACTTATTGTAGAAAATGTTTGATTCTAGCAAGAAATAATGGTACCCGTTAGCCACACTTTTAAATTGCTACGGCCACTAAACATGAATGTGGCTGTATATCAACCTACGATGACTCGACCTTTGGTTACACGTGAGTTGAAAAAAAAAGTGTGACAAAAGGCGTATGGTCACACTTTTTTGTGTGGCCGTAAGCCTTTTTTGACGTAGTGTAACAAAAAAATGAACTAAAAAAAATAGGAAGGGCTTAGTGTCTTACAGGAATTTCATGCCTTGCTTTCTCAAGTTTGTCGACAACTTGATCCTTACCCAATTGTTGCACTTGCTCCTCCTTTAAGACATCGTATCAGATAAAAATAAGTTACTGCTCAAAACTGTAAGTTTGAAATAATAGCTACAAATTGGTGATGAAAAACTATGTACTAAGTAAGTAACAAACTATAAAACAACGAAGAAATTGAAAATATAATAGATCATAAGATGTTGACAATATTGGTGTTCAACGATAATATagttaaaaccatcaaatgaaTTTAAAGGTAAATTACACGTCAAATTTGGTAGAAAAATAACGAGTACGGACAAGGAAATTAAGAGATGATAGAAACAATATCATATTCCATGTCTGATTAAAATGATATGCAAATGGATTCTATCAGAGAAATTGGACGTTTCATTTGTAGCTTGTATACACGATACGATTGGTGGCGAGAATTCGTCCAGGATATGGGTGTAAAATGAAGATTAGTAGTTTTTTATGGAAAATGTATATAATGTTATGGAATATGAACACATTTTGAATCGAAATGAAAAGACGAGCAAGTAACAAAAACCCACTATTTTTAAACCTAAGGGGGCAGGCACCCAATTGACCAAGGGCTTGGAATATGAACACATTTTGAATCCCGTAAGCTTCAAGAAAGGGGCCAATCACGCCGGCCAGTTTTCATTCTTCAAATGAAAACGGTGGAGACTTGGTTTCATGAAaagtagattttttttttgtttaaaaaaatatacttATATACATATACCATAGTATTATTGTAGGTTTCGGCTTTTGAGCTTTGAAAGGTTTTGTGTTTAGATGGAAGGGTTTTTCTTTCAATTGTGTCTTCATATGGATATTTTAAAGATCCTTTCTATATAATAATTTAGCCAATTTTTTTTGCCAATCTATATGCGTAACATGTATTCCTTATGTGTTAAGATAATATGCACCCAATGATCatacacataaacaaacaaacctaACTTACCTGAAAGACCAATGCTTTCTCAAGTTCATTGAGAACAGCTTTAATTGTTGGGCGTTGGTCTTGAGTCTCTGACACACACTGATTTGCAACTTTTAGAAATTTGTGCAAAGAATCCTTGTTGGCTCCTCTATTTGGAATACAACTCTTTTTATCGGTTTCTTCCTTTAGTGTAGGATCTATCATGCCTTCTATTGTTCCATTGCGGAAGTTTTTTCTAGCCACATGAACAAGCCCTTTGTCACTCTCCTTAAGGTAAATATGGTCATCAGCCACTCTTCCACATATAATCTCAAGCAAAACTACACCAAAGCTATACACATCCGACTCTCTTTTTAGCTTACCAGTATTCACATATTCTGGATCCACGTGATACTTTGACTCAAAATATGTTCTTTTATACGGAGTTTCATCTTTTATATTGGGGGGCAAGATTACTGCCCACTCAAAATCCTCAATCTTTGTCCGCCAGTTCTCGTCCATCCGACTCTCTTTTTAGCTTACCAGTATTCACATATTCTGGATCCACGTATTATCATTTTTTTGTCTTCCATCCCAGAGTGAATGTAACTCAATGCATGAGCAACATCAATGCATATTTTTAAACGTGTTTCCCAAGTCAACGTACACACGTTTCCTAAATAATCCATAAGGAATCCATTAGCAAATTTTTCCACGATAAGCATCATTTCAAAACCTTCAACACAAAATCCTATTAGAGTGACTATGTTGGGATGCTTAACGGTAATAAGCACTTCAAGTTCTCTAAAAAATAATTCTTCTTCGTCCTCGTCATCTCGAGGAAGGAAGCGTTTTATTAGTACAGTGTTGTGTATCTTGGGTTGTGTAGTTTTACCCTTCTCTTCTACAAAGGAAGGTTTTCCGTTATCAAAATGGTTGAGTTCTACTGTGTACCTAGCATCGTAATCATCGCTATCAGAATCTTTGTATGTGTCTGAAAAGTTATTGGTGGCTAACTTTATGTCATCGAGCTGAATCTTCAAGTGTTCCAAGTTGTTTAACTGCAAATATGTGAGAAAGGAAAAAGAGATCGAGTTACAAATTATGAAACTATATATACTTGTTAGAAATATGAGAATGAATTTTTTGTGGTTAATAGTTTTTTTTAATCGCTTTAGAAAATATAAaggaaattaatttttttttagaaacTAAATAAAATTAACGTAAATAACAAATCTTAGAAGAAAAATGTCAAGCATAAAGAGTTGTTGCAAGTGGGTTACACCCACCCGACTGCCCAGATCCAAGTCTGTTTAGGGATGGGAGTATGCTATGATGGATCAACCAAACCAATAGTTACATAAGTAGATTATGCAGTTCTTGAGGTTGTACAAAGAGTTTTATGTTGTATTAATGAAAATATTACGAGGCTGAGGTACATAAACTGGTAATGATTATTATAAAGTACAAGTAGATTATGCAGTTCTTGAGGTCGTACAAAGAGTTTTATGTTGAAGTAAATGAAATATTATGAGGCTGAGGTTCGTAAACTGCTGAAGATTATTACTGTAAACTACAAATATTATGGAACACTTTGATTGCAGGTAAAAAGTCATCATATTTTATCGCGtaaaatgcttggttggtccttgtggtttgtaaaCATTGCAGatttggtcctagtggtttaatAATTACACACTTGGTCCTAGTATTTGTAATTTTTGCACTCAGGTGGTCCTTATCATTAACCTAagttagatttttcagttaagTGTATATGAAATGACATATTTACCCTCAACAATTAAGAAAACTAAAAATATCTTCAACTCCCCTCTCTCTTCTTCCCCATCCATTTCTGtcactcatctctctctctctctctgataaCACCATCACAAAACAAGTTcccagtggtggtggtggaggtttcAACACTAATACATCATAACCCCTCAATTGCTTCATCATGAATTAACTACAATCAACCACAATTCAATTTCCCCATACACACACCAAAATATGTACTTTTTAACACAGATTTTCATGCACATCAAGAACACAATGAAGATTTACCCAGAAATTAAAACAATCAGGTACGATTCATAACAAAATCCACATAGCCTAGTATACAGATTGGAATCACTACGTAAACAAGAACATCAACATCACTCGAATTAGTTCAGATCAATATTTCTGTTCACCGTAATTACTTATAAAACCAGATCTGTAAGTTGAACAAGAACATTAACTTCTAAATAACATATTCTAATTGCGATTTATAAACCTTTATCACTAATTTCAGGTTTTTATTAAAGGCGATTTACATTGGTTGGTTTTCCCGTGATGTCGGGGTGAGGTGTTGGCAGCGCCGCAGTGGGGTGGAGGTGTTACGGTTGTGGGTTTTTCGCCGGCGATGTCCAAGTTAGGTGGTGGCGGCATGGTGGAGTTGTTATGGTGGGGCGTTTTTCCGGCGATGTGGGGTGGATCTGTTATGGTGGTGGGTGCTATTATTATGGTGGTGGAAGGTTATTGTTGTTTGCAGAGAAatagggcatgtttggcttaaCTTATTTCTGACTTATTAAAAGTCCTTTTCCCTCAAAATAAGTAAGAATTTCTTACTTCTTGACTTCTTGTCTCACAACAACAGAAaatccaaacactaaaataagtCCTTTTACCCACCAATAAGTCAAAAGTCAGAAAAATAAGGAACCCCAAACACCCCCATAGATGGGGAAGAAGAGAGAGGGGAGAAGAAGGTGGGGTGGGCATcttctttatatatattttttttatttcttttaattgttcaagggtaatatagtcatttcatacatagttaactgagaaatttaacagaggttaggtcaggggaccaaccgagttcatttttgacaacttttgggaccacgcgtgtaattattaaaccactaggaccaagtataAATTTTttgcaaactacagggaccaaccaagcatttaactctattttATATGTATTTGTGTTTGCTAAAAGTACATTTGGAAGCTATACATTGGGGAGGGGCGGATCTACGTGGAGAGCAGGGGTTGCCCGGGACACCTCTCAACTTTCTTGGCGAAATGTAaaattttcttttgtttcttgatttTATGCATTCGGATGGCAAACATCAGGATACCCCTAGGATACCCCTAAATATAATATTAGAGAGATGAAGgagaaaaataaaatattttgaaaaaaagAGATCTCCAGCCGACGTTATAGTTGCTTATAGGGGTGTTCTTTGGGTTAttttttcgggtttcgggttttttagatcgggttgttcgggtttttggcTAGGGAAAAGCGACCCTATAACCAACCCATTTAAAGTATGGGTTTTCGGGTATCGGTTATTCAGGTTCGGGTTAATTTGGGTCGGGTTATTCGGTTTTCGGGTTTAAATGTATAAGAAAAAACAATAATTTATTTTCACAAAATATCATCAAATATATCATATATATCATGTATTTAATTAAATATCATCAAAATTCAAACATCATTTAACAATATGGTAAGATAATATTTAAAAGTCTCAAAACTTAATGTTCAGGTTTTTATTCGGGTTTCAAGTTGGTTTTACGGGTCGGGTTTTTTGTTGGGAAAAA contains the following coding sequences:
- the LOC110891181 gene encoding serine/threonine-protein kinase CDG1, yielding MDENWRTKIEDFEWAVILPPNIKDETPYKRTYFESKYHVDPEYVNTGKLKRESDVYSFGVVLLEIICGRVADDHIYLKESDKGLVHVARKNFRNGTIEGMIDPTLKEETDKKSCIPNRGANKDSLHKFLKVANQCVSETQDQRPTIKAVLNELEKALVFQEEQVQQLGKDQVVDKLEKARHEIPEEQVKQLGTDQVVDKLEKARHEIPVRH